Proteins encoded within one genomic window of Thioploca ingrica:
- a CDS encoding TM2 protein, with the protein MTNTPYAPPATTPLEENEKICSTCNAVIHRKAEICPKCGVRQRRPASKSALLLINFFLGGFGGHRFYLGNYVLGSLYLLFFWTLIPSLIAFIEFIWFAFMSSEKIENDYTAHGSVAAFVVPTIFSFFIIAAIFIPAYQDYLQKTKVAEAMTLFTGLKTEAETYLSNTGKFPETKKLSIISGEYTKITSNPEEFYLQAMMNEKAGSIAGEIIRFSYDPASKTWKCSADFPNGVANKYLPKNCRTEKQQ; encoded by the coding sequence ATGACCAACACCCCCTATGCACCGCCGGCGACAACGCCTCTAGAAGAAAATGAAAAAATATGCTCTACCTGTAATGCCGTTATCCATAGAAAAGCCGAAATTTGTCCTAAGTGTGGAGTACGCCAACGAAGACCAGCAAGTAAATCAGCTTTATTACTGATCAATTTTTTCTTAGGTGGTTTTGGAGGACACCGATTTTACTTGGGAAATTATGTACTTGGTAGTCTCTACTTGCTATTTTTTTGGACTTTGATTCCGTCTTTGATTGCTTTTATAGAATTTATCTGGTTTGCATTCATGAGTAGTGAGAAAATAGAGAATGATTATACGGCTCATGGTTCAGTAGCCGCTTTTGTGGTGCCTACAATTTTTAGCTTCTTTATAATAGCTGCCATCTTTATACCGGCTTACCAAGATTATCTACAAAAAACTAAAGTTGCCGAAGCAATGACTTTATTCACTGGACTTAAAACCGAAGCCGAAACCTATCTTTCCAATACTGGGAAATTTCCTGAAACTAAAAAATTATCAATAATTTCAGGTGAATATACTAAAATTACCTCCAATCCTGAAGAATTTTATTTACAAGCCATGATGAATGAAAAAGCGGGTTCTATAGCGGGAGAGATTATTCGCTTTTCCTACGATCCTGCCTCAAAAACATGGAAGTGTAGCGCTGATTTTCCTAATGGAGTGGCTAATAAATATTTACCAAAAAATTGTCGTACTGAAAAGCAACAATAA
- a CDS encoding RDD family protein has product MLDTTRSIETPEGIELSLRVAGPVIRALAWSIDLGIRSIMYSLLALFLSYLGKLGHGIFFIAIFVLEWFYPIVFEVYRQGATPGKRAFKIKVLHEWGTPVNWSAAMIRNLLRFVDFLPFFYGFGLVTMLINKDFKRIGDLAAGTIVVYDDEKMKPITLPGELARAMPVSLPLEEQLAIISFAERAPQFPPARKLELANLVTALTNTSDEVGVKTLYQLANGLMGVNDQIANQESHYERHSTTKASI; this is encoded by the coding sequence ATGCTGGATACTACTCGCTCAATTGAAACCCCAGAAGGCATTGAATTATCCCTGCGAGTAGCGGGTCCAGTCATCCGTGCGCTCGCTTGGAGTATTGATCTGGGGATTCGGAGTATTATGTATAGCTTGTTAGCCTTGTTCTTAAGCTATTTGGGTAAGTTAGGCCACGGGATCTTTTTTATCGCTATTTTTGTGCTCGAATGGTTTTATCCCATTGTTTTTGAAGTGTATAGACAAGGTGCCACACCCGGTAAACGGGCCTTTAAAATTAAAGTACTGCATGAATGGGGTACACCAGTCAATTGGTCGGCTGCCATGATCCGCAATTTATTGCGGTTTGTTGATTTTTTACCGTTTTTTTATGGATTTGGCTTGGTTACCATGTTAATTAATAAAGATTTTAAAAGAATAGGTGATTTAGCCGCCGGTACTATCGTCGTTTATGATGATGAAAAAATGAAACCGATTACTTTACCAGGAGAACTAGCCCGTGCCATGCCGGTGAGCTTACCGTTAGAAGAACAACTGGCTATTATTAGTTTTGCCGAAAGAGCACCACAATTCCCACCCGCAAGAAAGCTAGAACTCGCTAACCTGGTGACCGCTTTAACTAACACCAGCGACGAAGTAGGCGTTAAGACGCTTTATCAATTAGCCAATGGCTTAATG